The DNA sequence TAGCCTAGACTAAATATTTTTGTGCAAATTGTCAATAAACAATGAATACCTAAATTGACTATTAGAGTGAAATGTTGTCATTAATTTCCATCTTCCAGTTAAGGAAACTCTTTCACCGAGATCAAAAATCGATGTACAAtaagctgcaaaattgcatggagaaACTATAAAATGAATTGATTGATGAGAAATAAATGTAAGCACTTACAGCATTGATAGATGGAGAAATAATGTTCCCAGAGTTGTCCATAGGCGGTCCAGCTTCAGTATTAGTGAAATCAAAACTGCTCATCAGCTGCGGCTCGCCATACGGATGCGCCAACATGAAAGCAATCGCGGCTTTGTACTGTTTAGCGGTCTTGTAAGTCAAAATACTACCGCCAGCGCCATGCCCTCTCTGGTTATCGTGGTTATCAATGAAGGTTAAAGCATCTTCATGAGCTAATAAAGCCCATTGTGGTCCCCAGTTAACCAGCCATCTAAGTTGGTTACCACCTTGGAAGGCACGACTCAGCTCCATCCCGAATCTAAACTCTGTGACCGCTGCTAAACTGGTGTATTCGTCTCTAGAGATAGCCTCGCCTCCTAAATCGATGACTTCTTGGTAGATGTAGGGACGGGCCCCGGATGGGAAGCCGTGAGCAGTGTTCAGGTTGTTTAGTCTGTCGTAGATGATACGGAGATCCCCAGGCCACATGTGCTTGGCTGCGTCAATTCTGTACGAAAAACATTCAAGGAATTTATATTTGATGTTGATTGCACTGCACATCTTACTTCTTTAGTTAGTTATTTCAAAGAAAGTTAATCACTGGAAAAAATATTTGCGAACGTGACGTAGCGTTGTGgagattatgtaggtattttattaatgttatagTAGTAGGTACGGACTATctagaaataaaattaatctttatattaATCAATAAAATTTTTAACTACCTACGTTTCCATGAATACCAACGTAAATAAAAACCATTAGATAATTAACAAAAGATAAATAAATCGATCAAAGATTATATTCAATCAAAACAAATAGATCTTAGATAATTTTTGCATAAtgattaataataaaatgcacTGCACCTGAATCCGGCAACACCCATATCAATAAGTCTGTTCATATAGCCGGTAATCATCTGACGCACGTATTCGGTGCCCTGATTCAAATCCTTCAGGCCTGATAGCTCGCAGTTGCGgacctaaaatatttatcattataaATCAGTTGAGTCATTGTCATTAACATTTACAACGACTGGACTAATACTAGTGGAACATCTTGTTTAAAACACAATGTAAATTTCAATCCAGCAATAAGTACATGACATGGTAATTCAACTAAATCATATAAAAATACTATATACCATTATCCACCCCGTAAAATATACCCCGGTTAAAAAGTAGTTAATATAAAACTTGTTGAGGATTTGGCTATGTACCTATCAATGACAAAAATTTGGCAATCATTAAAGTTGTAAGGTATCTGTATACGACTAAACATGGATGAGATCCGTGTCTAGGAGACTTCTAAGCTTCACTCGGATGCAAAAGAGAGTAAGCGGATCAACACGGATGCAGATTAAATTTATTGCTAAAATTCCCTCTTCACTTTTCTTGGACATATTATCAGACGTATTTCTCTTGAACGCACGTTTTTTCTATTAGTAATTTGGTACAAGGAACTAAGCTTGGTCGTTCTTTATTTTTCTACGTGCTTCTAATATCAACATTAGCATTATTAAGAAAAACAGTTTCACTCACTCTCTCCGCACAGCAGCCATAATCATTTCCTGAGATGACACAGTGGGGCCAGTTGAAATCGTTGCCGCCATAAGGGACCGCAGGATAGTGCCACTGGCCGAAGTTGGCTGTGCTTCCACCAGTGCCAACGTTTTCGTTCCACGAGCCTGACATGTGGTTGATGATGGCGTCGACGTAAATCctgttatttacaatattttagtaAGACAATTGGTAAAGGGAAGTTGACAAGAAACCGCAATCAGCATGGAGGAAAGGATAGCTTAACGGATTGATGAGCGGTAAGTCGAACTTATGAAGACACAAAACTGACAATCGTATGGGTAGTTAAACGGGTCCTTTAAGTGGAGAATTAGCACTTTCAATAAAGCAACTGGCACATCTAAGTATAGTCGTAGGAGGAGAAACCAACCTGACGCCAACATTGTTGCATCGGCGGACCATACTCTCGAACTGTTGTTCGTTACCGGAGCGAGTAATGAGACGGTACGACATAGGCTGATAGCGCTCCCACCACGGCCGGTTATGAGACCAGATCACAAGGTTCTCATTAGGCGGGGAAATCTGTAAAAAAAATCAGCAAATTTTAGGGTCCCAGAACTTGCACGACCAGCCAGAAGACGACGACGAGgatgatttttgaatttcgaacgctcgatttcgtcactagAAAACTGTGGAAAACTGTTATTTTTGAGAATACGAATGATAGATTCGGGAATCTAGTGGTGTTGATCtttcgttttcaattctattagtagaatttaaatgcctagtagtatTTAAGCGGAGATCGAAATTCATAAAGCGGCCCACTGAAGGTTTTGATAAAGATATGGCTATATATGTAATATTGTACCTCAAAACGGAACCTTGGAATTAAATAGGCAAACAAGGAGTCTGGATAGCGGACTTTAGATAATGGGATAATATTTAAGGCATGATGAtcataattataacatttataattattttaaaattagttaaaatttTACCAGACAAAAGGCATTATTAATTTTTGATGCATGAATGAATGAAACTGTGAAATGAAATCAATGTTAGGCCTCAACTGCAGCTCTTATGGAATACACTGTATCAAAATACTGAGACCTCGGTTTTACGACGCCGTACCGACACGAGTACAGCGTTAAATTCTATGGATTAATTGCTGAGTTCTCGTACAATATGAGCCCTAGCTTTCCTGAATGCCTTGGAGCCAAATATTTCCGTGTTTTTTATCTAAAACTTTACCTGAACACCACCGAAGCCCCTAGGCCCAAGGAATCTCTCGCACTCGGCCGCGATGTCGTCCCACTTCCATTCGAACAGATGCACCATGGTGGTGCGGCCCGCGGCATAGTGCGGGTTCTTGTATGCCACGGCCAGGCCCAGGCCGAACAACAGAACGATGAGGCGCATCATCTTGCCTGAAATAGGAAAAATGTTAAAGGGTTCCATGACGGCCAGGAATCCGATTTAGAtttaaagtaaagtaaattctttatttgcattaaatgtttaacaattaacaatttaactatttgttgttgttgtatttgttgttttagtcttattttgatacactCTTGAAGATTGCTCACGCTGAGAGCCtatgaaccacgttcgacgtgttgcctctcagttacacttacgtacgaatgtacaagtggaacagagaggcaacacatcgaaggtggttcgcggtaggccctctgattgaTTGGTAGGTACATGAGAAATAAAATGGTGTACgtaggtcgtatcaaaaccagttcgtAACATTAGGGCTCCAGTAAACTTTGCTTTATATTACAGACCCCCAAGAATTTTAACTAAAACCAACTAGTTGTTGGTACCTAAATTATAATAgcaattatgtaatttatttaatgtttattctgttaaataaacatacttatttttatcttatctGAAATCAGTTAGTACGATAAGGTATATGTAATAGAGTATTTGTTTGCTCGAGAATCTATAGTGCTGCTCAGCACTTGTAGAAAAAAAACTTTCTTGTTAGTTGCACAATGTACGGTATAGAAATATGATTTCTGTGCCACTTTGTGCCTTGTCACAATGACAaaaatggtatcgtcttgggtcgtcccattcgtttttcgtcaagttcttaaattagtcctattctgctttcttcactcattctacattgaaagccaccgacgattgtgacgaatgtagaatgggtgacgaaagcagaataggactaatttaagaacttgacgaaaaacgaataggacgacccaagacgataccacaaaaatatgaaattccTATAGTAGGTACCCAAGCTATGTGAATACTAGCCTTCGTAAGGTTCGGTCCTACCTATTAGTGCCTATAGTACATACACTTAAttcgataaaatttaaatcattttCATTCGGAATAGAGTTTTGCATCTGTTTTGTTTCGTTTAATTTGAGCctaaccaaaatcaactctatatCTTACaatataggttcaaatttcactaATTAAACTCGACACGTGTTTTGAGTTTCGTTCTTTCGGCGATGGTATGTTATAtgtatttgcgtatttattttcgAGGGTGAATTACATATAAAAAGACGCCAGTAAGTTTAATGGGTTAGCACTAATTGAATAGCGCGTCATTTCTTTCGCTTATTAGGTAAGTAATATTGGATTTCCTTGAATAAAGTAACACCTGATTCTATTAATTATTTCAATCCCTGCCAAATTTTGAGTTAGTTTCTTGTATGGCTAGGCCATAGGACGCTAAAGTAATTAGCTgatatcgtaaattttatagtacTTTATAGCAGGTAtaatagataattccaactaaAGTAGTAAATTAACGTTAATATCAATAACTGTTTATGTCTagaaatgtttatttaaattttcatacataggaattttacattttgaaaaataattacacagtaactattagtcaaacccgttctttatcgcttccggtgcaaaagtgcccataatactcacggcattacgttaatattaacttatttaacccaaattaatcattatggttgaaattgtttttaccaattccgttaacaccactccgctgcaccgaaaatgctataaaatttacttgTACTTAATCGATAACTCGAATAATGAACAATCGAAATTTTGAAGTAAAATGACTATTATCACTGATAATGTtataatcaataggtaggtacttacttccaGACTGCTATACCCCACGGCAGTCGCGAATCTGATGCCCACCCGCCGAGATATTCAATTTATACGACATATCGTCATATCAATAGATCAATAATCGGTAATTAATCAGTGCAAATCTCCAGTAGGTTAAAATTgtttattaataacaataataaaaatgatTGATTGAGATTGATTTTCATTGTATCCTATTTACGAGTATTTTAATACGTAGTTAAGGTACCTACGTAATCCCTATAACGGAAGTTAAGTTTATAATGAGATTGGTAGGACCATTGTTATGGACGGAAATTTCAGTTCTAGCCATCATTGATTCAAAATCATAACGTCGGCCTAAATCGCatacctcgtaactccatttttTTGAGAATCATGTTTTGAGTTTGACACTTTTAGATAGTACTATTCTAAACGCATCTAACAATGCactcacgagaactttccaaagttgcgaaactttccacatgagaatttctcggtaacttctgagaatgttctcgagaacgagaatttatttatttatcgtagtttataccatgaatattcgaTAGTtaaggtgtagtccttacccccagaaaattccgacttttggtctacacgttccggtcagaaaaatgtatgacggtccggccaaacggtcagacctaggtgaggggtgc is a window from the Cydia fagiglandana chromosome 13, ilCydFagi1.1, whole genome shotgun sequence genome containing:
- the LOC134669912 gene encoding alpha-amylase 1-like, which produces MMRLIVLLFGLGLAVAYKNPHYAAGRTTMVHLFEWKWDDIAAECERFLGPRGFGGVQISPPNENLVIWSHNRPWWERYQPMSYRLITRSGNEQQFESMVRRCNNVGVRIYVDAIINHMSGSWNENVGTGGSTANFGQWHYPAVPYGGNDFNWPHCVISGNDYGCCAERVRNCELSGLKDLNQGTEYVRQMITGYMNRLIDMGVAGFRIDAAKHMWPGDLRIIYDRLNNLNTAHGFPSGARPYIYQEVIDLGGEAISRDEYTSLAAVTEFRFGMELSRAFQGGNQLRWLVNWGPQWALLAHEDALTFIDNHDNQRGHGAGGSILTYKTAKQYKAAIAFMLAHPYGEPQLMSSFDFTNTEAGPPMDNSGNIISPSINADGTCGNGWVCEHRWRQIFSMVDFRNVAGNTGLNDWWDNGSNQIAFCRGGQGFIAFNNDNWDLNQSLQTCLPAGTYCDVISGSKSGNSCTGKSVTVGNDGRANIYLGAHEFDMILAIHRGDQVSTERRSGL